Genomic window (Mya arenaria isolate MELC-2E11 chromosome 16, ASM2691426v1):
GGTATACTTACTGCATTACATGAAATATGTTTACTAAATGCATTACATAAAATTAGTATACTTAATACATTACATGAAATAAGTACACTTAATGCATTGCGTGAAAAATGTAGATTTAATGCCGTACGTGAAATATTTTAGGAGTAATTCCATGTACCTTGTTTGTCAGCAGGCGTCAAAGACGACATCAGACTGCGAATCATCAGGATAGGAAGTCCGGAAGTGGCACTAATAACGGGGACTGAAATGTTCAAGGTGAATACTGTTTACTCTATAAAGAGTTTATATGGTTGAATACCGTTTtagtgtttgtacgtttgtataTGTACTAATAGCATTTGTCTATACATACACtgacaataatacaattgtaaCTATTGAGATTTAACGATGGAAGCTGTTTCCAAAGGCCTTCTATATACTGTTTAGAGGCGCACTGCCTAACGTGCGTTGTTAAAGATTCACACTGCCTTACACTTTATAGAAGTACATTGCCAAACAGACACTGTTAAGAGGAAAAAGGCCGTGTATACACTGTTTAACGGTAAACGACCTTGTAGACAATTTTTGAGGCACAAGACCTGACACACTTGGTTAAAGGCACAAGGCCATGTAGTCACCGTTTAAGTATACATGGTCTTGGGGACACTGATATTTGATTAGATATATTTGTGTGAGGCAAAAAAGGTACAAAAGGGCTGTAGTCGACAGgggcatatatatttatggacagttattaaagccagagtaatGGGGTTTTATATACATACGCGTATTGTCTGTGACAAAACAAAGTTTCTTTTGAATATCGGAACgattataattgttttctgatctcagtattgtatattttgcttATTCGATATATAATACCGTAAACAAAGGCGAAATATGCAAAAAGCAAAATTCAAGACACaccagaaacaaacaatacttaAATAGTATATTTAGTGTACAGAGCTTTTGCATTAAGACATCTAACAAAAGATTAtcctttagaaataaattaaatatttttttattgaatgcgTATCGCAACggatttttttaagatatttagttttattatttacaaatcgatgactgtaaaatatatcaatgttaaataCTATACTTGCTTGTTACTGCATGAGACGCGGCATTACCGCAACAAAGATATCGGTTGAgtagttttcatttaatgcGTTTATCAACGGACAAATAAAAGTAACATGTTTACTCGTTGTTTCATTGTACCAGATAatgatgttatatataaaatatagccGGTAGGCGTACAGTGCTGTATATTTAATAACCACATAAACAATGATCCCTTTATGGTATTTAAATGCGGAAGGGAATATGTTCGCTAAACTGTCACCACAACCGCATTTGTATAAGGATGCATGCTAAAATGCAGTTTAACTATTAAATCCTATATGCTGTACAAAGGATATTGCAAACAGTTAAGTTACTAAAACAGCATACAAACGCATTTGTTTAAAGCGTGTGGTTATCAAAATAGCCAGCACCGAACAAACGTACAGTAAATCTAGCGCTTAATGTCCGTTATGCTGAGAAGGAGTTGATCAAGGATGAACTATTTCCTTTAATTCAGCTGGgtttttttgtgaaacattGTTCTGTCATGAAGATGAAGCTGTGGGATGTCCAACTAATGTTCGGACGGGCTGTCTGAACTGGGCTTGCCCACACTATTGATTGTGTCcgctatttttttttcagacataAGACAATATTTACCAAGCATATTAGGTCAGAGCAAACTGTAGATGAATCTGTACTTTGTATCGTAAAACCTATCTCATCCGATAGTTCGttgaaacacaaaaatattcaCTGGTTATTTGCACAAAAAAATCTTTGTCATTCAAGTACTGCTTTACTTCAATGAAATTCTTCAAACCTTAAAAACCACAGCCATAACACATAAAGCTTACGTTCTTTCTATTGCCATGGGTGATTAAGATTATAACATGATGAATCCGTCGACCCAAAGGCAATGCTTCGACttttcttcataaaaaccaacaacaaaacAGACAAACTTAAACGAGAATGTTACAGGACTCACCTAACCAGATGATGGACTGTTTTGCAAAACCCTCCACAACATACGAGGCAATCCCGATGATTGTTCCAAGCATGGCAATAATGTCATCTGTCATACATCTAAATAAACGAAAACATATTGTACAGCACATATTTCATTTGACCCGTgtatgacaaaaacattttaaagtatatgaatgatttaaaaaacGAAAGATGTACTTTTCTTTGATTGTCTatcttaaactttaaataataagaaataaatactCTAACCAACTGGACTAGTATGAACAATTGCCTAAGTATTAATATAAACGATAAATGTTGTGGTATATGACCggaaaaaaatgcagatattcGTTAAGTTTCTGCATGGTAGAATGCAAAAAAACTCTTCTCAAAGAACGTTTAATACTTTTGTAAAAGGTATGTGCCAGCAACTCCAAACACAGACGCTGTAGAGATTTTCAGGGCAGCAAACCAACCAATCTTCTTGGAAGACCAACAAAATGGCTGCCCCATCTGGTACAAAATCTCCATTCCTCCTCGATTAAAGTACGGGATGGTCAGAAACAGGAAGCTAAGGACTAGTAAGATATACTTCATTCGTTTCACTCTGGAATCGTTTGTGAAATAAATCTTAAAGGCTTCTAGAATGCTAAGCATTGCACGTTTTACTCTTGTTGAAGCTGTCAAATGTACTGTTTGTGACCCTCTGCGTTGCTGAATGTCATTAGTTTCAGGGACGAAAAATAGAACAATCAGAATCGCAATTATAAGTAAGCATGTTGCCGTCAATGAAGGCCAAAAGAATCCCGCTGCTTCAATAAAATAACCAGTAATCATGGACGCTGATGTTACGGTAATTCCTACTAATAGCTCCATGGAAACAATTGCGAGTGTTCTGGATTTGTCGGGTGCAGTAATATCACAAGTATAAGAATATATCATTGCAAGAAAAGCAATATACGATCCTGTTAGACTGTCGAGAGCTTTACCGATTATTATAAAGTATAAGCTCAGATTAAAGTATGAAACCACCGAAAAAGTTCCATTGCTTACGATTGCGCCAAATAGTGTCAAGTAAAAGCCAAACTTTCGTCCAAGTATGTCCGACAATGACACCCAAATTATATTTCCTACAATCGCAGGCACAAGTAAAGCGATAGCGTAATATATAGTCCATTTTGCAGTGGCTCTTTGGATTTTCAAGTATATCTGGTAATTTGGATCCGAATGGTTGACATTCGCACATGCGTTGTAAGTTGTGTTTAAACTGGATGGGTCGTGTCTTGtgtacttttctttaaaaatgtgtcGCGTATACTGAGGCAACAGAAACATATACATGCCTCCTCCTAGGAAATAACAAAAGATAACAGGTAAAAGCATGCATCGACGCAGGGTAAAGCCTAACTTTATATCATTCTGAACGTCCGTTAAAGTTTCACCCCCATTCTCTACAAGAAGTCGTGTTGTTTCATTCTCTGAACTAAGTAAATCACCATTTATTTCTACAGCCATGTTTGTATTGGctaagaaataataaaacaatctaTTGTTTATTTCGCAGAATTCCGAAATCTGCTTATttttgtgttgattttatccaaATGGTGTAGGCATGTGTCTTTATATTGTGTATCTAAACATTTACTTGTGCTATTCattcaaataagtgtttgaTGTTCAAGATAGGCATCAGCGTTTGTTTGTAATTATACTTTATATCAAAATCCAACTCCAAGGATATCCCTTTTTATTCGACTTAAATTTTTTCTTCTTCCGGTCCATGCGAGCTTCCGATGCCACTGTCACAATTGGTGATCCATTTCAAACAATAGGCCAGTACTCTCCTTGTAAATAATGCACCTGTTAAATGTATTGGCACATAGGAAAGTAGATACAGCATTTACGTGTTCATTAGAAAACTCATACAGCACTAGTATCATCCAGTCAATGAATAAAACTTAATATGTCTAAAGAAAACAACGTATAATTCATATTTGAACTTAAAGTTGTAGcatacaaaatgcatttattcgTTCCAGATGAAATATTCTGACACATAACtccacaattaaaaaaaatccagttaAGACAAGCATACAACTCAAGCTTTATTTCACAGGTAATGTACTGCTTGCCGTTATAAGtaagattttaaattaaaagtttttgcaGGAAATAACATTGCTTGTGCTGGGAACTCCTGTCATTTTCCATCAAAAGCAAgatcggatgtatatggacggtttacaatgtcagaaatctttacactTTAGTAGATcacgtagtaatttcaattgaGTAGTAATACTTAAtcactttactcttgggaatcctaattatttaagtaatactttaattaattggcaaacagtttaaactttgatatacatatgtacaacaaacatgtaaaacactacaattacttaacaccattatttaaaaatgaacaaactcCTTccactgatgtaccggcatacatccgaggttgttttcgatggaaaatggctgaggaTTTtcgattaataaaaaaaagtttctgaaaaaaatccaCAAAGGTACGCGATATAATTTGGCATATTTTAGTATGTAGAATCACAAaatcgtttaatattttatatcacgTATTTTTAGTATTAAAGCTGAAGGAGTGTTCGGTACTCAAGACCCTGGGTTTGTCTGGCCTAAATAAAGCGCATCAGTACTGGGTTATTACAGTGGAAACTGACGCGACAATGATTCACACCAACTTACTGCAATCTGCACTATCGAGCTAAATAAAATCAGTATAAATCAATCAAAACATGGAAAGCATTGCAGGtcagtcatttatttttcatcagatcaaattataaaatgcattgaatgCCTCAAATTTTACTAAAATACAATGAATCATACAAAAGAACGGAATTgcatatatcttaatataacattaaaaaacataacaagaAATGGATAAACAGTATAAtcgaaaaatgttaaaataaataaagtaaacatcAATTCCTGTAATTTGCAGCCCTCTTTGtgcaaaaaatacaaattatattctttataacttaaatatcaaacaaaatggaCAAAAATGTAGGCTGTTTTACATAcagaatttcaaatatttttaaaattgtaaatgtttattgttttctctCCATAGGAAAGTGACGGATTATCACAATGCCATTTGAATATATGTGATGAATAGTTCGTGCATATGCCTTCATCAACAATTTGCGAAATAGCTAGTCTATACATTTGACGTTGTACATGACGTCGATGTCATTGACGTCACGATCGGGGAACATTTTTTGTACACATCTCTGTACACTTTACGTTCAAATCGGCTGCGCCCAAGATGGACAGAGTAAAAGTGTTTCATAAATTGCTGATGAAGGTCTATACCCGATTATTTTTATCTATGTATGAACACTTCTTAGTAAAAAATGATGACCCAAGCTCTGACAATGAAATCGATAAATAGTTATAATTACAACAATATCCAGCACCCAGAAAATCTTAATACAGAGGGATAAATAACCAGTTCTTTAACAAAATTCGAGGCCTTAGCTCAAAAAGGACGCAAATCTccaaatttatatgaaaattagATCCCCTTCCATTGAGCCGTTAACGAGAGTTATGACTGTTTTTCGCTGAGCCCTCAATATTCTGTTGCTAATTATCATctatatacaacatacaaatacaacCACTATTTTTAAGCACGCgactttaaaagcaaaacaaaatttacGACAATAAGCTTCATAACCAGTCGTTgcaaaagtgaaaatatttgattggtttaaacataaagttaACATGGTTATACGTGTTCAAAATTGCATAATACAGATCAGATTGGTTTTAATATATTGTCAAGAAGGTTTATATGTGATGAACATTTATAGCTCAAAACAACTGAAATTGGTTTAATCATAGTTATTGGTTTAATCATAGTTTACAAGGTTTAGACGTGTTGAACATAAATCGCTCGAATCAACTGAAATTGGTTTAATCATAGTTAACAAGGTTAAGACGTGTTCTATATCGCATAgctcaaaacaaataaaattggtttaatcATAGTTAACAAGGTTTAGACGTGTTCTATATCGCATAgctcaaaacaaataaaattggtttaatcATAGTTAACAAGGTTTAGACGTGTTCTATATCGCATACCTCAGAACAACTCAGATTGGTTTCAAAAAAAGTCAACATGGTTTATACCTGTTCAAAATTGCATAATTAAGATCCGATTggttttaatattaagttaacaAAGTTGTATACGTGTTAAACATTGCACATCTCAGACCAACTCAGATCGGTTTGAATATAACATTAAAAGGTTTATACGTGTTCAACATTGCACATCTCAGACCAACTCAGATCGGTTTGAATATAACATTAAAAGGTTTATACGTGTTCAACATTGCATAGCTCAGAACAACTCAGATTCGTTTGAATATAAAGTTTACATGGTTTATACCTGTTCAACATTGCATTGCTCAAAACAACTCAGATTGGTTTGAATATAAAGTTAAAAGGTTTATACGTGTTCAACATTGCTTACTTAAAACAATTCAGATTGGTTTTAACAGAGAGTTAAAAGGTTTATACGTGTTCAACATTGCTTACTTAAAACAATTCAGATGGGTTTGAAGATAGAGTTAAAAGGTTTATACCTGTTCAACATTGCTTACTTAAAACAATTCAGATGGGTTTTAACATAGAGTTAAAAGGTTTATACGTGTTCAACATTGCTTACTCAAAACAATTCAGATTGGTTTTAACATAGAGTTAAAAGGTTTATACGTGTTCAACATTGCTTACTTAAAACAATTCAGATTGGTTTTAACAGAGTTAAAAGGTTTATACGTGTTCAACATTGCTTACTTAAAACAATTCAGATTGGTTTTAACAGAGTTAAAAGGTTTATACTTGTTCAACATTGCTTACTTAAAACAATTCAGATTGGTTTTAACAGAGAGTTAAAAGGTTTATACGTGTTCAACATTGCTTACTTAAAACAATTCAGATTGGTTTTGACAGAGagttaaaaggtttattttgtCAACATCATTACATGGACAGCAGAACATTGTTGTATAAGATTActgtatgaaaaaaaaacaagaaacaaaaacccagaatacattaattataagaATACTGAATGAAGaagcaagaaaaaaacaaaaaaaagaaaccagaatacataaagtataaaaatactGAATGAAAAAGCAGGAAACAAAAACACCCAGAATacattaattatgaaaatacttAATGAAGAAGcaagaaacaaaaaagaaaccAGAATGTATTCAGTATGAAAATAATGCATGAAACAGCAAGAAACAAAAATACAGGCCAAatgactttaaataaatttggtGAGAACGTCAGGcaagtaaatatataaacaataaataaaaaatatcatcaacggcagtttttcatatcaataatgtgttaaaagaaattcaaaatTAGATATGAATATTAGTGCAAGATctcataaatataaatgactttaaaaagtattttttttataacttattGATATTGACAAAGATATTAgcgctgcactgtcacagattgaccgttttgacaactttttattgtttttgtcattgaaagAGCCAAGTTTTACGTGTACGTCAGAGAACTGGTGATATAAGAGTGctgataaaaatgtaatatttacgctcgaaatttgatgtttatgattaaaatggtaactaacgctttaagaaaaatgaactATTTGGCAGCTTTCCGAccaattgagatctgttttattgtgagttaaCACATATGTCTGAATTGAAAGCATTGGTGCAAAAATCAGCTGACTCTTAGAAACAATTGTCAAATTTGTCAaactgtgagaatgcagctttataGACATTTCATTTAGATCAACAGTTGCTTCTATACCGGAGTTCGGTTTTGAAACactataatatgatatataaaccaaaaacataaaactgACCGTCTACCGtagaacaaatatatttaaataaatgtggtATTATAGTATTTATACAACCCctctgaaataaatgtttgattttggtccctgaatattaaaaatgtcaaaatataagttttaaaaaaatctattgagtgtgaataattttattcattaattgtccctaaataataaaatcattgaacaaaaaaaacaacacgaaaaacaaaaataaataaaaaaataactaatttgtagaaataaataataagatcATAATTTCAAGCAAATCACTACTCCGGTtaacaatgtaaaaataaaactataatgcaaattaaatcAACAGATAAACTAAactagtataaataaaaaagttttaatgtcaaagacaaaacaagaattgagctttaatatttttacaaacatgtatttacaagggccattttcaataaatatcgaaaGACTTAAACAGTAAATTTCTATGCATGACCCCGACTTACAAATTGCATCATTCACCAGGGCcccttttcaataaaaatcgGAAGGCTTTAGATCGTAGCTTTCTAGGCGTAACTCCGATTGACAACGGCATTGTTCACGACGGCCCCTTTTAAATAAGGATTAGAAGGCTAAAGATCGTAACTTTCTAGGTGTAACCCCAACTTGGGCATaactgcgtttcaataaaagtaTGTAAGGACATTAATAACATAGATTCTGCTCGTGACTTTGCGAGGGTATCTGAGCACTCTTAAGCAGCGAACGTTCTTCGACTAAGATATTGTATTGAAACGGGACCCGGCCATAAGACAGTAAGGCTTAAGAGCGTTTATTCGCAGGCGTAAACTCGTTTTGGTCAATACAGATACCCGTAAGAACAGTTTTGGAATGTATTCTGCCAGTAACTATACGGGTGTTCTCGAGCACTCTGATGCAGCGGCAGGCTAAAGACTTAGATATCTTAATGAAACAGGTCCAAGTATATCAGCTTAAAAGAACATCCCATACATGCAGCTGTCTTATATGTTCGTGATTACTAATAATTCCCCATATTTCACATCCATTCACTGATCTGCAGTAACAGTAATGGTGATATCATCCCTCGAGTCTGTGTCTTTCATAAGCCGTGCTACGAATATGTACGCTCTGAAACAAgataacaaacaacaaattggtacatatgtatgtaaacTAATTTTGTTCGTGGAAATAAATGAtactaatatgaaataaatataaaaacaattccCAAAACATCAGATCAATCCATTTGGTGTTAAAGACGCACAATTGaggttgtttcatttttattttattacaatgcattattatgttgaaCTTTAATGATCACAACTAAAAGATTCCAAAGAAACATTATTGTACAGCAAAATTAAATCTGCGCACAACTCATTGTTTCTAAGCAATAACTCAAGTACATCTATTGCtctagaatgtttttttttaaatattgcctgAAACAATTCATCAGACAAGACATCATGTGAGTAAAAAACGGGGTTAAAAAAAGCGTAGAGTAAATTTAATCATACAAAGACCTTATGCGTTGAAATGAGTTAAGATTGGGGTTGAAATTCGACTCGAGTCTTGTTGTGATATCGGGGTTTGGTAGCcgcatttcaaaacaatttcagtaaaaaaaacatgaaaaaaactcATGATCTCGAAATTCCCCTTCCCACtaactttatacatatatatatactcaaataCTTTGAACTAATCGAATCCTgactgtatatacatgtattcctaTGTTTGCCATGTCAGGTTCAACTTAAGAATAAAGACTCAAATCAAGGTCAAAGCAGTCATTATCTCGAACACAATATGGCCAACGTCGCTGAAGAGAAGCTATACCCATATCAAACGTTTACTTATGGCATATAGGTCCTAACTAATATCTGGCTGCGTgccattttccttaaaaaatgaCTACGATAATGATCATCGTCAAGGAACAATTAACTAGAACATAAATCAAttcataaaacacacacaattaaAGATTGAAACCTCCGCTGATACTACTTACACAAGAAAAATAACACCTATAAGGGTAAAGGCAGCCATGATTTCGAACACAAAACCATTCATAATCGTCAGAGTGGCTGAGTAGATGGCGTTGTTGCTCACGGATCCTATCAGAGCACATAAGGTCTCCACTGCACCGATACTGGCAAACAACGCACCTGTAAATGAATTGTATAGAATTGTAATTCGTAAGGAAGAACCAGTGTAAACAATTGTAATTCGTAAGTACACTACCAACCACGCTCTTAGCAGGTTTTAGCTATGCGCCGTGGTATTTCCTGTCCGAGGACGTTACCTGATTAAAActctattttttttacaatacccACGATATAAGCATATCGCACGCCGTTCATTACAATAATATGACACGCGTTCCCCCGCATCGTGGAGTCAACGCTTTACGCGGCGTTGCGAGGAGTTTATTAAAGGAAAT
Coding sequences:
- the LOC128222286 gene encoding solute carrier family 46 member 3-like, translated to MAVEINGDLLSSENETTRLLVENGGETLTDVQNDIKLGFTLRRCMLLPVIFCYFLGGGMYMFLLPQYTRHIFKEKYTRHDPSSLNTTYNACANVNHSDPNYQIYLKIQRATAKWTIYYAIALLVPAIVGNIIWVSLSDILGRKFGFYLTLFGAIVSNGTFSVVSYFNLSLYFIIIGKALDSLTGSYIAFLAMIYSYTCDITAPDKSRTLAIVSMELLVGITVTSASMITGYFIEAAGFFWPSLTATCLLIIAILIVLFFVPETNDIQQRRGSQTVHLTASTRVKRAMLSILEAFKIYFTNDSRVKRMKYILLVLSFLFLTIPYFNRGGMEILYQMGQPFCWSSKKIGWFAALKISTASVFGVAGTYLLQKCMTDDIIAMLGTIIGIASYVVEGFAKQSIIWLVPVISATSGLPILMIRSLMSSLTPADKQGALFASIGALDTVCTLIGIVSSNDIYSATLTIMNGFVFEIMAAFSLIGVIFLVAYIFVSRLMVDTDSEDDITNRVTADE